Proteins from a single region of Trichoplusia ni isolate ovarian cell line Hi5 chromosome 3, tn1, whole genome shotgun sequence:
- the LOC113508932 gene encoding leucyl-cystinyl aminopeptidase, producing the protein MDGIQMEPIGKYKADRNGSAKAAAWRNMVDQDLDDVAFLADTDKAREARELRDAPVAVCSQRRALCLTVVFFSAMFATALIVVYATPQSDCPCAGESTLIPGQPPTDSEANVAAANKERIASNGAVFPWRGARLPTFIIPKHYSLWLHPNLTTGELRGEVSIDFKVDRDTLFVVLNVRDMNVTERALFKSGGSLGPKVAKTLDYPQADQTYIEFKEKLRRKYNYTLSLRFITKLERSDKQRGFFLTGTHRHRCAVSRFWLTHARSAFPCLDEPHFRATFKMTIVRDRFHVSLTNMPIVATEEAGFYLGHRLLQDEFAVTPPMPPHMTSVAVCRLQRRAAPTTTDPSPTPTPTMPTPTETPLEDEDVPPEISLYSDQQVILDESGPLLEWVQKTLQHFSYELNTSYPLPKFDIVVVEGGNPYSEGWGLITLSPSILSDTKTIARLLAQQWFGGTVSPRWWSSQWLLEALTSVLAEKAPAPPHSDAQRPADALLLDHVLPALRLDSSNSVRAVASPRLERADIEGATDELSLHKGAAIVSMAIEAAGEAAGRAALARLLRDHRFASADARDLWRALERDGSEDGLGGAAWDGWCERPGYPLLCATANGDDVVLRQERFVMSAEPPDPDPPMVNYLLTLDLRADLDELFYEPENFTEISDEDLNATTTTTPAPTTTRRPTTTRAPPHKWVIPVTFVVGPVEEDENFTIWRNLSHPMHNSTLYDLGNETKARVSRWAENVTHLIWMNDTEMVIPDLGKHKWVRYNVGARGLYRVAPQDKTDGETLESAAQLYESGAAAERALLLDDAFVLSRAGRLPASRAVAAAARLSTETHWAPWRVVLNHFSWWRELLRLSSSGPHLNDMLKSLHPAKVQVYTTEQLQAAGLGEDQLWLSGALLTAGVEWENPTVTKQAEDLFNAWQEHNQTIPEIYQEAAFTAGVRRGGAVAWLACWRALSASYRAPRPLHSHRALLAALASPRDDWLFYRFAFSVLSTEAQRSREWRLWITALYAATCRWRGAAGVWRVLRPQPSLPPAALQAAARCLHQPYDYYRFKELFGEYRGVSAALDTIALNSAWVMRADSDLLRYFNSLPQH; encoded by the exons ATGGACGGCATACAGATGGAGCCGATCGGCAAGTACAAAGCCGACAGAAACGGATCAGCTAAAG CAGCTGCCTGGCGAAACATGGTGGATCAAGATCTTGACGATGTCGCCTTTTTGGCGG ATACGGATAAAGCGAGAGAAGCACGGGAGTTGCGTGACGCGCCGGTCGCGGTGTGTTCACAGCGCCGCGCTCTCTGCCTCACTGTGGTGTTCTTCTCCGCTATGTTTGCAACTGCCCTCATAGTCGTGTACGCTACACCGCAATCAG ACTGTCCATGCGCTGGCGAGTCTACGTTAATACCGGGACAACCACCAACGGACTCCGAAGCAAACGTGGCTGCAGCTAACAA GGAACGTATAGCGAGTAACGGCGCGGTTTTCCCGTGGCGTGGGGCTCGTCTACCCACCTTCATTATACCGAAACATTACAGTCTGTGGCTACACCCAAATCTGACAACTGGCGAATTACGAG GTGAAGTCTCCATAGATTTCAAAGTGGATCGCGACACTTTATTCGTGGTGCTAAACGTTCGCGATATGAATGTTACGGAGCGAGCGCTGTTCAAATCTGGAGGATCACTCGGACCGAAAGTGGCAAAAACTTTGGACTACCCCCAGGCTGACCAGACTTATATCGAATTTAAG GAGAAACTCCGTCGGAAATACAACTACACTCTGAGCCTTCGATTCATCACGAAACTGGAGCGAAGTGACAAACAAAGAGGTTTCTTTTTGACAGGAACTCATCGGCA TCGCTGTGCTGTGTCCCGCTTCTGGTTGACTCACGCTCGCTCCGCGTTCCCCTGCTTGGATGAACCTCACTTCAGAGCCACCTTCAAAATGACGATAGTCAGAGACCG ATTCCACGTGTCCCTAACGAATATGCCAATAGTGGCTACAGAAGAAGCTGGCTTCTATTTAGGACATCGATTG CTCCAAGACGAATTCGCGGTGACCCCACCGATGCCACCACATATGACTTCGGTCGCCGTATGCCGTCTGCAGCGACGCGCCGCCCCCACCACCACCGATCCCAGCCCCACGCCCACGCCCACGATGCCCACGCCCACTGAAACACCGCTGGAAGACGAAGACGTACCGCCTGAGATCAGCTTGTATAGTGATCAACAAGTCATTCTGGATGAATCTGG GCCTCTTCTGGAATGGGTACAGAAAACATTACAACACTTCTCTTATGAGCTGAATACATCCTACCCACTGCCGAAATTTG ATATCGTGGTTGTTGAAGGCGGTAACCCTTACTCGGAAGGCTGGGGTCTGATCACTCTGTCACCATCGATCCTATCTGATACGAAAACGATCGCAAGACTTCTGGCACAACAg TGGTTTGGTGGGACAGTTTCCCCTCGTTGGTGGTCTTCGCAATGGCTTCTGGAAGCCCTGACCTCAGTCTTGGCTGAGAAGGCTCCCGCGCCACCACATAGCGACGCACAGAGACCTGCCGATGCTTTACTCTTAGACCATGTGCTGCCAGCTCTGAG ATTGGATTCAAGTAACTCAGTTCGCGCTGTTGCCTCTCCAAGACTTGAGAGAGCTGATATAGAGGGCGCTACCGATGAATTATCTTTACATAAG gGTGCAGCAATCGTGAGTATGGCGATCGAGGCAGCTGGCGAAGCCGCTGGGCGAGCAGCTCTCGCGCGATTATTGCGTGATCACCGCTTTGCTAGTGCTGATGCCAG GGACTTATGGCGAGCTTTAGAGCGAGATGGGTCTGAGGATGGGTTGGGTGGCGCCGCGTGGGATGGTTGGTGCGAGCGGCCCGGGTATCCGCTGCTGTGTGCTACCGCTAATGGGGATGATGTCGTGTTGAGGCAAGAGAG ATTCGTAATGTCCGCCGAGCCACCGGATCCGGATCCTCCGATGGTGAACTACCTCCTGACCTTGGACCTCAGAGCTGACCTAGACGAACTATTTTATGAACCTG AAAACTTCACGGAGATTTCGGATGAGGATCTAAACGCCACCACCACAACCACGCCAGCTCCCACCACCACACGCCGCCCCACTACCACTCGCGCGCCACCACACAAATGGGTCATCCCAGTTACATTTGTGGTCGGACCAGTTGAAGAAGATGAGAATTTTACAATCTGGAGGAATTTAAGTCATCCTATGCATAATTCTACTTT GTACGACTTGGGCAATGAAACAAAAGCTCGAGTCTCGCGCTGGGCGGAGAACGTCACACATCTAATTTGGATGAACGATACAGAGA tGGTAATACCAGATCTCGGCAAACATAAATGGGTGAGATACAACGTGGGCGCGAGGGGACTGTATCGAGTAGCGCCGCAGGATAAAACAGATGGAGAG ACATTGGAGTCAGCAGCTCAGCTGTACGAGAGCGGCGCAGCGGCGGAGCGCGCCTTGTTACTGGACGACGCGTTTGTATTGAGCCGCGCCGGACGCCTGCCCGCTAGCCGGGCAGTGGCCGCTGCAG CACGACTCAGCACTGAGACCCACTGGGCGCCCTGGCGTGTTGTCCTGAACCACTTCTCGTGGTGGCGCGAGTTGCTGCGACTCTCGTCTTCAGGTCCTCACCTCAACGACATGCTGAAGAGCCTCCACCCGGCGAAGGTTCAGGTGTACACTACGGAACAGCTTCAAGCTGCAGGTCTTGGTGAAGATCAATT ATGGTTAAGCGGCGCCCTACTGACAGCGGGAGTGGAATGGGAGAACCCCACGGTGACCAAACAAGCTGAAGACTTGTTCAACGCATGGCAAGAGCACAACCAGACGATACCGGAGATATATCAGGAG GCCGCGTTCACAGCGGGTGTCCGTCGCGGCGGCGCGGTGGCGTGGCTCGCGTGCTGGCGCGCGCTGTCCGCGTCGtaccgcgcgccgcgcccgctgcACTCGCACCGCGCGCTGCTCGCCGCGCTCGCCTCGCCCAGGGACGACTGGCTGTTCTATAG attCGCATTCTCAGTGCTGTCTACCGAAGCGCAGCGCAGTCGTGAGTGGCGACTGTGGATCACTGCGCTGTACGCGGCTACATGCAG ATGGCGCGGGGCAGCCGGTGTCTGGCGTGTGCTGAGACCGCAGCCTTCTCTCCCGCCCGCCGCGTTGCAGGCCGCGGCGAGATGTCTGCATCAACCTTATGACTATTATCGA tttaagGAACTATTCGGCGAATACCGCGGTGTGTCAGCGGCTCTTGACACGATAGCCCTCAACTCCGCCTGGGTAATGCGAGCTGACAGCGATCTACTACGATACTTCAATTCTTTGCCGCAACACTAG
- the LOC113508933 gene encoding ruvB-like 2: MASIAAAQVQEVRSITRIERIGAHSHIRGLGLDDSLEPRAVSQGMVGQKMARKAAGVILQMIREGKIAGRAVLLAGQPGTGKTAIAMGLAQALGPDTPFTSMAGSEIFSLEMSKTEALTQAIRKSIGIRIKEESEIIEGEVVEVVVERSAGGGGARVGRLTLKTTDMETNYDMGAKMIDSLLKEKVQAGDVITIDKATGKINKLGRSFARARDYDATGQQARFVQCPEGELQKRKEVVHTVTLHEIDVINSRTHGFLALFSGDTGEIKSEIREQINSKVAEWREEGKAEMIPGVLFIDEAHMLDVECFSFLNRALESDTAPVLIMATNRGITRIRGTSYRSPHGIPLDLLDRMIIVPTSPYSHQELREILNIRCEEEDCQMSADALTVLTRVATETSLRYAIQLITTASLVARRRKAAEVSMEDVKKVYSLFLDEHRSEQFLKEYQDEFMFNDGSGDASQLMEVSQ, from the exons ATGGCT tCGATAGCAGCCGCTCAGGTGCAAGAAGTGCGTTCGATTACTCGGATCGAACGTATTGGTGCCCACTCACACATTCGCGGTCTCGGTCTTGATGATTCCTTGGAGCCTAGAGCCGTGTCCCAGGGCATGGTGGGGCAGAAGATGGCCAGGAAGGCCGCCGGCGTCATCCTCCAGATGATTCGAGAAG GTAAAATAGCAGGAAGAGCAGTTTTGCTAGCTGGCCAGCCCGGAACAGGGAAGACGGCCATCGCCATGGGCCTCGCTCAGGCTCTCGGACCTGACACTCCATTCACAAGCATGGCTG GTTCTGAAATATTCTCCCTCGAGATGAGCAAAACCGAGGCTCTTACACAAGCCATCAGGAAGTCTATCGGTATTCGAATCAA AGAAGAATCAGAGATTATAGAAGGAGAAGTAGTAGAAGTCGTAGTCGAGCGCTCGGCGGGCGGCGGTGGGGCGCGTGTGGGCAGACTCACGCTCAAGACCACGGACATGGAGACCAACTACGATATGGGAGCTAAGATGATCGACTCGCTGCTCAAGGAGAAG GTCCAAGCCGGTGACGTCATCACCATAGACAAGGCAACGGGCAAGATAAACAAGCTTGGTAGGAGTTTTGCAAGAGCCAGAGACTATGATGCTACCg GTCAGCAAGCCAGATTCGTCCAATGCCCCGAAGGTGAACTACAGAAACGCAAAGAAGTCGTACACACAGTCACTCTACATGAAATTGATGTCATCAACTCTAGAACACATGGATTCTTAGCCCTGTTCTCAG gtGACACAGGAGAAATCAAGTCAGAGATTCGTGAACAGATCAACAGTAAGGTGGCGGAGTGGCGCGAGGAGGGGAAGGCGGAGATGATACCGGGAGTCCTGTTCATTGACGAG GCGCACATGCTGGACGTGGAGTGCTTCTCGTTCCTGAACCGCGCGCTGGAGTCGGACACGGCGCCCGTGCTCATCATGGCCACCAACCGCGGCATCACGCGCATCCGGGGCACGAGCTACCGCTCGCCGCACGGCATCCCGCTCGACCTGCTCGACAGGATGATCATCGTGCCCACCTCGCCCTACTCGCACCAGGAGCTGCGCGAGATACTCAACATCAGGTGCGAGGAGGAAGACTGCCAGATGTCCGCTGACGCCCTGACGGTGTTGACGCGCGTGGCTACTGAGACCTCGCTCCGCTACGCCATACAGCTGATCACCACCGCCTCGCTGGTGGCGCGCAGGAGGAAGGCCGCCGAG GTGAGCATGGAGGACGTCAAGAAGGTTTACTCCCTGTTCCTGGACGAGCACCGCTCCGAGCAGTTCCTGAAGGAGTACCAGGATGAGTTCATGTTCAACGATGGATCTGGCG aTGCATCGCAACTAATGGAGGTGTCGCAGTAA